From the Maniola jurtina chromosome Z, ilManJurt1.1, whole genome shotgun sequence genome, one window contains:
- the LOC123880646 gene encoding peptide transporter family 1 isoform X1, with product MECEDLQNCKLLTRKPKKRKLPYPKSVGFIVTNEFCERFSYYGIRTVLSLYLRDKLGYTDDSATVIYHVFVMFAYFFPLIGAMIADGWLGRFRTIFYLSLVYATGSILLSVTAMPPVSLPPLEFTILALLLIAFGTGGIKPCVSAFGGDQFKLPEQEKYLGYFFSLFYFSINAGSLISTFLTPILRADVKCFGENSCYSLAFGVPGVLMIISIIFFVAGKRLYIIKNPAGNVLGKVASCIGHAIMNSCKSKQKREHWLDHADDKYDANMIEDIKSLLRVLVLFLPLPVFWALFDQQGSRWTFQADRMEQDIGSWTLKADQMQVINPLLILVFIPLFEVAIYPFMTYCKLIKKPLHKMIWGGILAAFAFIISGVVELNLLPTYGTPVASGLAQLRVYNGHDCNFTLNLHNPYVNTTVNTTVGPLGVYEELDIEANPLIELPYILQGSQDSSCENITFNGHFHLLEKTANSYFIADKSVYSFIDNNNKAIDGVSVRFLSNVITSTTITLQDNKKNRTKLLINTDDTSQKIIDKGNCNVLVNGVIVKENFEFKAGAVYTINVFETNNGTYMANVVTITPPNSVHILWLVPQYVVLTMGEVMFSVTGLEFSFTQAPASMKSVLTSVWLLTVAFGNLIVVFIVEGNFLDAQWKEFFLFAGLMLLDMLIFMLMAFRYKYVELKSSEENLAIGEIRMPDVKPSLQSKEN from the exons ATGGAGTGTGAGGATTTGCAAAACTGTAAACTCCTGACTAGGAAGCCGAAGAAAAGG aaACTACCTTACCCAAAGTCAGTGGGATTTATCGTTACAAATGAGTTCTGCGAGAGATTTTCATACTACGGAATACGAA CGGTACTATCCCTGTACCTTCGAGATAAACTGGGTTACACAGATGACAGCGCGACGGTGATTTACCATGTTTTTGTGATGTTTGCGTACTTTTTTCCTCTAATCGGGGCTATGATAGCTGATGGATGGTTGGGGCGATTCAG gacaATATTTTATCTATCGCTGGTGTATGCGACGGGAAGCATTCTATTATCCGTCACTGCAATGCCGCCCGTTAGTTTACCTCCCTT AGAGTTTACAATCCTAGCCCTGTTGTTGATAGCATTTGGAACAGGTGGCATAAAACCCTGTGTTTCCGCATTCGGTGGAGATCAATTCAAGTTGCCAGAACAAGAAAAATACTTAGGATACTTCTTCTCTCTCTTCTACTTTTCCATCAATGCGGGTAGTTTGATATCTACCTTCCTGACGCCGATACTAAGGGCTGATGTAAAATGCTTCGGTGAAAACAGCTGCTACTCTTTAGCTTTTGGCGTTCCTGGCGTCCTCATGATCATATCTATCA TTTTCTTCGTGGCTGGCAAAAGactgtacattataaaaaatccaGCTGGTAACGTTTTGGGAAAAGTTGCGTCATGTATTGGT cACGCGATAATGAACTCTTGCAAGTCGAAGCAGAAAAGGGAGCATTGGTTGGACCACGCTGACGATAAGTACGATGCTAATATGATAGAAGATATCAAATCCCTTCTTAGAGTGCTTGTACTGTTCTTACCGCTGCCAGTATTCTGGGCTCTTTTTGATCAACAA ggttcaagaTGGACGTTCCAAGCCGATAGGATGGAACAGGATATCGGAAGCTGGACGTTGAAAGCTGACCAGATGCAAGTTATTAACCCactattaattttagttttcatTCCACTTTTTGAAGTG GCTATATACCCCTTTATGACTTATTGCAAGCTGATTAAGAAACCATTGCACAAAATGATATGGGGAGGAATTTTAGCTgcttttgcattcataatatcTGGAGTTGTAGAACTTAATTTATTG CCAACTTATGGTACACCAGTTGCAAGTGGATTAGCACAACTTAGAGTTTACAATGGACACGATTGCAACTTTACTCTGAATCTGCATAACCCATATGTCAATACTACAGTGAATACCACAGTTGGACCTTTAGGAGTGTATGAAGAACTAGATATTGAGGCTAACCCGTTGATCGAATTGCCATATATTTTGCAAGGATCTCAGGACAGTAGTTGTGAAAATATAACTTTCAACGGACACTTCCACTTATTAGAAAAAACAGCTAATTCGTATTTCATCGCTGATAAAAGTGTTTATAGTTTCATTGATAATAACAACAAAGCCATTGACGGTGTTAGTGTAAG atttttatcAAATGTAATCACATCAACAACCATTACTCTTCAAGATAACAagaaaaatagaacaaaattattaataaatactgacgacacatcacaaaaaattatagataaaggAAATTGCAATGTATTAGTAAATGGAGTAATCGTTAAAGAAAATTTCGAATTTAAAGCTGGTGCAGTTTACACGATTAATGTCTTTGAAACAAATAACGGAACTTAT ATGGCAAACGTGGTTACGATAACTCCACCAAATAGTGTGCATATTTTATGGCTAGTGCCTCAGTATGTGGTATTAACTATGGGGGAGGTGATGTTCTCGGTGACCGGACTTGAGTTCTCCTTCACGCAGGCCCCGGCCAGCATGAAATCAGTATTAACATCCGTATGGCTACTTACGGTTGCCTTTGGTAATCTTATTGTAGTATTCATCGTTGAAGGAAACTTTTTAGATGCTCAA TGGAAGGAGTTTTTCTTATTCGCTGGCTTGATGTTACTTGACATGTTAATATTCATGCTCATGGCGTTTAGATACAAGTATGTAGAGTTGAAGTCAAGTGAAGAAAACTTAGCCATCGGAGAGATAAGAATGCCGGACGTGAAACCAAGTTTACAGTCGAAAGAGAATTAG
- the LOC123880646 gene encoding peptide transporter family 1 isoform X2 produces the protein MAAKESGKLPYPKSVGFIVTNEFCERFSYYGIRTVLSLYLRDKLGYTDDSATVIYHVFVMFAYFFPLIGAMIADGWLGRFRTIFYLSLVYATGSILLSVTAMPPVSLPPLEFTILALLLIAFGTGGIKPCVSAFGGDQFKLPEQEKYLGYFFSLFYFSINAGSLISTFLTPILRADVKCFGENSCYSLAFGVPGVLMIISIIFFVAGKRLYIIKNPAGNVLGKVASCIGHAIMNSCKSKQKREHWLDHADDKYDANMIEDIKSLLRVLVLFLPLPVFWALFDQQGSRWTFQADRMEQDIGSWTLKADQMQVINPLLILVFIPLFEVAIYPFMTYCKLIKKPLHKMIWGGILAAFAFIISGVVELNLLPTYGTPVASGLAQLRVYNGHDCNFTLNLHNPYVNTTVNTTVGPLGVYEELDIEANPLIELPYILQGSQDSSCENITFNGHFHLLEKTANSYFIADKSVYSFIDNNNKAIDGVSVRFLSNVITSTTITLQDNKKNRTKLLINTDDTSQKIIDKGNCNVLVNGVIVKENFEFKAGAVYTINVFETNNGTYMANVVTITPPNSVHILWLVPQYVVLTMGEVMFSVTGLEFSFTQAPASMKSVLTSVWLLTVAFGNLIVVFIVEGNFLDAQWKEFFLFAGLMLLDMLIFMLMAFRYKYVELKSSEENLAIGEIRMPDVKPSLQSKEN, from the exons ATGGCTGCTAAAGAATCGGGG aaACTACCTTACCCAAAGTCAGTGGGATTTATCGTTACAAATGAGTTCTGCGAGAGATTTTCATACTACGGAATACGAA CGGTACTATCCCTGTACCTTCGAGATAAACTGGGTTACACAGATGACAGCGCGACGGTGATTTACCATGTTTTTGTGATGTTTGCGTACTTTTTTCCTCTAATCGGGGCTATGATAGCTGATGGATGGTTGGGGCGATTCAG gacaATATTTTATCTATCGCTGGTGTATGCGACGGGAAGCATTCTATTATCCGTCACTGCAATGCCGCCCGTTAGTTTACCTCCCTT AGAGTTTACAATCCTAGCCCTGTTGTTGATAGCATTTGGAACAGGTGGCATAAAACCCTGTGTTTCCGCATTCGGTGGAGATCAATTCAAGTTGCCAGAACAAGAAAAATACTTAGGATACTTCTTCTCTCTCTTCTACTTTTCCATCAATGCGGGTAGTTTGATATCTACCTTCCTGACGCCGATACTAAGGGCTGATGTAAAATGCTTCGGTGAAAACAGCTGCTACTCTTTAGCTTTTGGCGTTCCTGGCGTCCTCATGATCATATCTATCA TTTTCTTCGTGGCTGGCAAAAGactgtacattataaaaaatccaGCTGGTAACGTTTTGGGAAAAGTTGCGTCATGTATTGGT cACGCGATAATGAACTCTTGCAAGTCGAAGCAGAAAAGGGAGCATTGGTTGGACCACGCTGACGATAAGTACGATGCTAATATGATAGAAGATATCAAATCCCTTCTTAGAGTGCTTGTACTGTTCTTACCGCTGCCAGTATTCTGGGCTCTTTTTGATCAACAA ggttcaagaTGGACGTTCCAAGCCGATAGGATGGAACAGGATATCGGAAGCTGGACGTTGAAAGCTGACCAGATGCAAGTTATTAACCCactattaattttagttttcatTCCACTTTTTGAAGTG GCTATATACCCCTTTATGACTTATTGCAAGCTGATTAAGAAACCATTGCACAAAATGATATGGGGAGGAATTTTAGCTgcttttgcattcataatatcTGGAGTTGTAGAACTTAATTTATTG CCAACTTATGGTACACCAGTTGCAAGTGGATTAGCACAACTTAGAGTTTACAATGGACACGATTGCAACTTTACTCTGAATCTGCATAACCCATATGTCAATACTACAGTGAATACCACAGTTGGACCTTTAGGAGTGTATGAAGAACTAGATATTGAGGCTAACCCGTTGATCGAATTGCCATATATTTTGCAAGGATCTCAGGACAGTAGTTGTGAAAATATAACTTTCAACGGACACTTCCACTTATTAGAAAAAACAGCTAATTCGTATTTCATCGCTGATAAAAGTGTTTATAGTTTCATTGATAATAACAACAAAGCCATTGACGGTGTTAGTGTAAG atttttatcAAATGTAATCACATCAACAACCATTACTCTTCAAGATAACAagaaaaatagaacaaaattattaataaatactgacgacacatcacaaaaaattatagataaaggAAATTGCAATGTATTAGTAAATGGAGTAATCGTTAAAGAAAATTTCGAATTTAAAGCTGGTGCAGTTTACACGATTAATGTCTTTGAAACAAATAACGGAACTTAT ATGGCAAACGTGGTTACGATAACTCCACCAAATAGTGTGCATATTTTATGGCTAGTGCCTCAGTATGTGGTATTAACTATGGGGGAGGTGATGTTCTCGGTGACCGGACTTGAGTTCTCCTTCACGCAGGCCCCGGCCAGCATGAAATCAGTATTAACATCCGTATGGCTACTTACGGTTGCCTTTGGTAATCTTATTGTAGTATTCATCGTTGAAGGAAACTTTTTAGATGCTCAA TGGAAGGAGTTTTTCTTATTCGCTGGCTTGATGTTACTTGACATGTTAATATTCATGCTCATGGCGTTTAGATACAAGTATGTAGAGTTGAAGTCAAGTGAAGAAAACTTAGCCATCGGAGAGATAAGAATGCCGGACGTGAAACCAAGTTTACAGTCGAAAGAGAATTAG
- the LOC123880649 gene encoding esterase E4-like, whose protein sequence is MVVEKSVVIFCFLLYNVISFNAKVKVEQGVILGTKEFTVFNEKQYYAFYGVPYAQAPVGKLRFKDPKPVKKWTRPLDATTEYRGACAQAHIVHKHGQYGFENCLYLNIYTPNLPHQEKQTLKAVIVWIHGYAFTSSFSHIHGGDFLIDNDVIVISLTHRLGALGFLKHNKTDSNANMGIKDIVIGLKWIKRNIRFFSGDQKKITVMGSGSASTLLALLLVTKYRNLFTKMILQSGSIFSPSIFQNDYEMEKQRLEQEIKKLGVKDLNSATSKEIIQASQKIYSRRDVINFQRSIVPFGPIMETKSNKSLLTMDMYDDRALESLNLSKIPILIGFTSQEGISEVIPFIHNTNYLKLFHSFFKFMVPFEDGYKYEYSSRVYRLISKEIKSWYFQRSGVTENSIDDFLKYVSDLHKYPIYKFIQLVLSLGSEIYVYKFNYQGKFNAVKATSLAGSYIKVKGAAQGDEICYILKCDPLWESYVKLRKNKHNKDRIFIENISQMWANFAKKGKPTSNKNYGNVTWRPMTLKEDNVFLFAKHNKLINSKPERKMFLFWKKIYEKYYDPKKSLGQNKDEL, encoded by the coding sequence ATGGTGGTTGAAAAATCTGTAgtaattttttgttttctacTTTATAATGTAATATCGTTTAATGCAAAAGTAAAGGTTGAACAAGGAGTAATATTAGGAACTAAAGAATTTACTGTATTTAATGAAAAACAATACTATGCGTTCTATGGCGTACCCTACGCTCAAGCCCCAGTTGGAAAGCTAAGGTTTAAAGATCCAAAACCTGTAAAGAAATGGACACGGCCACTAGACGCAACTACCGAGTATCGTGGTGCCTGTGCACAAGCTCATATTGTACATAAACATGGACAGTATGGATTCGAAaactgtttatatttaaatatttacactCCAAATTTACCTCATCAAGAAAAGCAAACATTAAAGGCAGTAATCGTCTGGATACACGGGTACGCTTTCACTTCTAGTTTCAGTCACATACACGGAGGTGACTTTCTGATTGATAATGATGTTATAGTCATTTCTCTAACGCACAGGTTAGGTgctttaggatttttaaaacataataaaacagATTCCAATGCCAATATGGGAATTAAAGATATAGTCATAGGTCTTAAATGGATCAAAAGAAATATTCGTTTCTTTAGTGGAGATCAGAAGAAAATAACTGTCATGGGAAGTGGTTCTGCGAGCACTTTGCTAGCCTTATTACTGGTGACCAAATATAGAAACTTATTCACAAAAATGATTTTACAAAGTGGTTCAATATTTTCTCCGTCGATATTCCAAAATGATTATGAAATGGAGAAACAACGATTAGAacaagaaataaagaaactgggTGTTAAAGATTTGAACAGTGCTACATCGAAAGAGATTATTCAAGCATCTCAAAAGATTTACAGTAGGAGAGATGTAATAAACTTTCAACGATCTATTGTCCCATTTGGACCAATAATGGAGACAAAATCGAACAAATCGTTATTAACGATGGACATGTACGACGATAGGGCTTTAGAAAGCCTGAATTTAAGTAAAATACCCATACTTATAGGATTCACAAGTCAGGAGGGCATTTCTGAAGTAATCCCTTTTATTCACAACACCAactatttgaaattatttcattcatttttcaagtttatgGTACCGTTCGAAGATGGTTACAAATATGAATACTCTTCTCGAGTATATAGACTCatttcaaaagaaataaaaagctGGTACTTTCAACGTAGTGGTGTTACCGAGAATTCAATAGAtgactttttaaaatatgtatcagACTTACATAAATATCCGATATATAAATTCATACAATTAGTGCTAAGCTTAGGAAGTGAAATATATGTTTACAAATTTAACTATCAGGGAAAATTTAACGCGGTCAAAGCGACTTCTTTAGCTGGTTCTTACATTAAAGTCAAAGGTGCAGCTCAAGGAGATGAAATATGTTACATTCTAAAGTGTGATCCTCTTTGGGAGTCTTACGtaaaactaagaaaaaataaacataataaagacagaatttttattgaaaatatttcgCAAATGTGGGCAAATTTCGCCAAAAAAGGTAAACCGACCTCGAACAAAAATTATGGTAATGTTACGTGGCGTCCGATGACTTTAAAAGAGGATAATGTATTCCTTTTCGCTAAACATAACAAACTAATCAATTCTAAGCCcgaaagaaaaatgtttttattttggaaaaaaatctatgaaaaatattatgatcCGAAAAAGAGTCTAGGTCAAAATAAAGATGAgctgtaa